From one Thamnophis elegans isolate rThaEle1 chromosome 9, rThaEle1.pri, whole genome shotgun sequence genomic stretch:
- the LBX2 gene encoding transcription factor LBX2, protein MTSAKEGKAVPALRQPLGAAEERRRSPLAHLPPPANSSKPLTPFGIEDILSKPSGHKAPSARLLEKVAGSAGTPRNGVPAPDSPLCALEELASKTFKGLELNVLQAAEGRDQLGAFGPRPPSKKRRKSRTAFTNHQIYELEKRFLYQKYLSPADRDHIAAQLGLSNAQVITWFQNRRAKLKRDLEEMKADVESLKKLPPAALEKLASMPELEPPGVSGPARARGSNLSRTSPPPSPSASRHTTDPFSDGEEEEEEEEIDVGD, encoded by the exons ATGACATCCGCGAAGGAAGGGAAGGCTGTTCCCGCGCTGCGGCAGCCTCTGGGCGCAGCAGAAGAGAGGCGCCGGAGCCCCCTggcccacctccctccccctgccaaTTCCAGCAAACCTCTAACCCCCTTCGGCATCGAAGACATTCTCAGCAAACCTTCCGGGCACAAAGCCCCTTCCGCCCGCCTGCTGGAAAAGGTTGCCGGCTCAGCTGGAACCCCGCGGAACGGTGTGCCCGCTCCCGACTCTCCGCTCTGCGCCCTGGAGGAGCTGGCGAGCAAGACGTTCAAGGGGCTGGAACTCAACGTGCTTCAGGCGGCCGAAG GCCGGGACCAGCTGGGCGCCTTTGGGCCGCGTCCTCCATCGAAAAAGCGGCGCAAGTCGCGCACGGCCTTCACCAACCACCAGATCTACGAGCTGGAGAAGCGCTTCCTCTACCAGAAGTATCTCTCTCCCGCCGACCGAGACCACATCGCGGCGCAGCTGGGCCTGAGCAACGCGCAGGTGATCACCTGGTTCCAGAACCGCCGCGCCAAACTGAAGCGAGACCTGGAGGAGATGAAGGCCGACGTGGAGTCGCTAAAGAAGTTGCCCCCCGCCGCCCTGGAGAAACTGGCCAGCATGCCCGAGCTGGAACCCCCGGGCGTCTCCGGACCTGCCCGAGCCCGCGGGAGCAACCTCTCCCGCACGTCGCCCCCGCCCTCACCCAGCGCTTCACGCCACACCACGGACCCTTTCTCCGAcggcgaggaagaggaggaggaggaagagatcgACGTGGGAGACTGA